The following are encoded together in the Juglans microcarpa x Juglans regia isolate MS1-56 chromosome 2D, Jm3101_v1.0, whole genome shotgun sequence genome:
- the LOC121249450 gene encoding uncharacterized protein LOC121249450: MESPANMESSVNMVKSSASSQMNPSDDSSSPYYLQPSDNPGALLVSKIFNGANYVAWSRSISIALTVKNKLAFVDGSLPQPSPDNTKLQVAWLRANNLVLSWLMNSIAKEIRGSLLYFNTTFDIWDELKNLADRQQADYVMKFLVGLHDSYSAIRSQLLLSPLPSMGKVFSLLLQEKSQRSLTNAVGLPLDSHAMAAAQPPRQIFSNASKFIKLKGKPDVTCSHCGFSGHLADKCFQIIGYPPGWKGPRGKRFNSTRLPNANNASSLEQNSNIPNIAFSQEQIHNLITLANSLSTSPINPNHAVNIASTSGNHFTSCLAADSLNNNSPWILDTGATYHMICSPQFFTSIKLPTKPSSVQLPNGQSVPISFTGTVKLSSDLDLNKWKMIGLAEVRAGLYHLINFPTNTQKGLPDSNNSFSANTSTISPDIWHSRLGHLSPARLKIISSIDSSVKSSHKHMPIHVSLGFI, translated from the exons atGGAATCTCCTGCCAATATGGAATCTTCTGTCAATATGGTAAAATCTTCTGCTTCATCTCAAATGAATCCATCTGATGATTCATCAAGCCCTTACTATCTGCAACCCAGTGACAACCCTGGAGCTCTTCttgtttctaaaattttcaatgGTGCGAATTATGTTGCTTGGAGTAGATCAATCTCGATTGCTCTTACTGTAAAGAACAAGCTTGCCTTTGTTGATGGAAGTCTGCCTCAACCCAGTCCTGACAACACTAAACTTCAAGTTGCTTGGCTGCGAGCAAACAACCTTGTTTTATCTTGGTTGATGAATTCAATTGCAAAAGAGATTCGGGGAAGTCTTCTCTATTTCAATACTACTTTTGATATTTGGGATGAACTAAAG AATCTTGCCGATCGCCAACAAGCTGACTATGTGATGAAGTTCTTGGTTGGTTTACATGACTCTTATTCAGCCATTCGAAGTCAACTACTTCTTTCTCCTTTACCATCAATGGGGAAggtcttttctttgttgttgcAAGAAAAAAGTCAAAGATCTTTAACAAATGCAGTAGGGCTTCCTCTTGATTCTCATGCTATGGCTGCTGCACAACCACCCAGACAAATTTTTTCCAATGCCTCTAAGTTCATCAAACTCAAAGGAAAACCTGATGTTACTTGTTCCCATTGTGGATTCTCTGGACACCTTGCAGACAAGTGTTTTCAGATCATAGGTTATCCACCAGGGTGGAAAGGCCCTCGAGGAAAAAGATTCAATTCAACAAGATTGCCCAATGCAAACAATGCATCTTCTTTGGAGCAAAACTCAAACATCCCAAACATAGCTTTTTCTCAAGAACAAATACATAATCTGATCACTCTTGCTAATAGCTTGTCTACTTCACCTATTAATCCTAATCATGCAGTTAATATTGCCTCCACATCAGGTAATCACTTCACCTCATGCTTGGCTGCTGATTCTTTGAACAATAATTCTCCTTGGATACTTGATACTGGAGCAACatatcatatgatctgttcTCCTCAATTTTTCACTTCAATAAAATTACCCACCAAACCCTCTTCAGTCCAATTACCAAATGGTCAATCTGTTCCTATTAGTTTTACAGGGACTGTCAAACTCTCTTCTGATTTG GATCTCAACAAATGGAAGATGATTGGTCTAGCTGAAGTTAGAGCTGGCCTATACCACCTCATTAATTTTCCTACTAACACACAGAAGGGATTACCTGACTCAAACAACTCCTTTTCGGCCAACACATCTACCATCAGTCCTGACATATGGCATTCTCGGTTGGGACATCTTTCTCCTGCCAGATTGAAAATCATTAGTTCCATTGATTCTTCTGTAAAATCATCTCACAAGCAT ATGCCCATACACGTTTCACTTGGCTTTATCtga